The following coding sequences lie in one Benincasa hispida cultivar B227 chromosome 6, ASM972705v1, whole genome shotgun sequence genomic window:
- the LOC120080589 gene encoding 60S ribosomal protein L10-like → MGRRPARCYRQIKNKPYPKSRFCRGVPDPKIRIYDVGMKKKGVDEFPFCVHLVSWEKENVSSEALEAARIACNKYMAKFAGKDAFHLRVRVHPFHVLRINKMLSCAGADRLQTGMRGAFGKPQGTCARVAIGQVLLSVRCKDSNSQHAQEALRRAKFKFPGRQKIIVSRKWGFTKFSRADYLAYKAENKILPDGVNAKLLGCHGPLANRQPGRAFLPQAA, encoded by the exons ATGGGGAGAA GACCTGCAAGGTGTTACAGGCAAATTAAAAATAAGCCTTATCCAAAATCCAGATTTTGTCGTGGTGTCCCCGATCCCAAGATCAGGATCTATGATGTTGGAATGAAAAAGAAGGGTGTGGATGAATTTCCCTTTTGTGTTCACTTAGTGAGTTGGGAGAAAGAAAACGTGTCCAGTGAGGCTTTGGAAGCTGCTAGAATTGCCTGCAACAAATACATGGCTAAGTTCGCTGGGAAGGATGCATTCCACTTGAGAGTCAGGGTGCACCCCTTCCATGTTCTTCGAATTAATAAGATGCTTTCATGTGCTGGGGCTGATAGGCTCCAGACTGGTATGAGAGGTGCTTTTGGCAAACCACAAGGTACCTGTGCAAGAGTAGCCATTGGTCAGGTTCTTCTTTCGGTTCGGTGCAAGGATAGTAACAGCCAACATGCACAGGAGGCCCTCCGTCGTGCTAAGTTCAAATTCCCTGGTCGCCAGAAGATCATTGTCAGCAGGAAGTG GGGATTCACTAAATTCAGCCGGGCTGATTATCTGGCTTACAAGGCAGAGAACAAAATCCTCCCAGATGGTGTTAACGCCAAG